Sequence from the Festucalex cinctus isolate MCC-2025b chromosome 21, RoL_Fcin_1.0, whole genome shotgun sequence genome:
AGCACCGACTTGCTGCGAGACGTCAACATGTCAACCATGTTGGATGTGGCAAATCTGCCTGTTGAACGGAAGCAAAcaaattgactatttttttgtttgttttttttaaaagcgccATATTACTATGTGCATAAAGTCAATAGGCCTCATTGATAGACTAATACATTTGGGATGTATTCAAGGAGGGGGACACAGGTAGAAAAAGAAACGcaggcgaagaagaagaagcagctgTGACTGCGTGGTGGGATTGGATCTCAGagagacattttaatttaatattaacaTCGCATTGTGTTTGGTGCTTACCAATATGGGCAAAGCTAAACATTTTTCATTACTTGCTTTGTTATGACTGTGGCTGTGTCTTTCAAAATTTAAATGTGTCGtagcttttttcccccaagtgcAGTGCAGTAAttgaccacaagagggcagcaaaGGCTTTTTAAAGCACGACATTTTAATCTTGACGATGCAGAACACGTGCTAGGTTGTTAAACAGTTTAAATTACTGTATATAATACATAACAGGGgtccatatttttatttttgaaaaatacaacaaaacatgtttaataatttaatacaataattaaaaatctGTTTCAGTAAATGCTTGTGTTTTGCAAATGACCACTTGTGTTTACTTTTCTCACTATGGAAAACCAAGGCGATGTTTTACAAAAACATCTGACGTTATAATATAAAGATAAAATCGTATTGttttgcaaaaatatattttgtaccTTTTAtattctgataaaaaaaaatctactttatttttggaataaaatcTGAATTAATATTTGAGGAGAATAAAGTTATGAtatttcagagaaaaaaaacaaaacatctcctTGGTGAGAAATGTtgacttctttaaaaaaacatcttggaCCATGTGAGCGTTTCAACTAACTCCTATTCTGGAGTTGTGCGAGTGTTGTGATGGTGGTAGCAGCAGCCTACATTTGTTGTTGGGTCAGAGACGGGTCTGTCTGGAATTCTTGCCGTCGtccacggcggcggcggcggcggcggctttcTCGTCATGTCCGTCGGCCTCGGCCTTGGTGGGATTCTTGTACTCGTGGTACTCGACCACCGGGTAGGTGACGACGGTCAGCAGCAGCGCGGCCAGCAGGATGTACAGTTTGTACTCCAGACACAGGAAGGTGCTGTACGCAAATGCGATCACGAAGCCCAAAGATTCCCACATGCGGTAGTTGGCGAAGGCCGCCTCCTTCTCGGCGGGGAACAAGATGCCGTACAGAGCTgccgcaacaacaacaaaatcaacaGTAAAGAGAAATAAAGTCTCTTGTATTGATGTACTAATGTACAGCAAATACAATAAAACCCACATCTATAGTTCCGGGTTCACAGTCCCGCTATTTTGCATATTTCTGAGTGTAAGTCCACtgttggccactagatggcaacacAGTCTCACATAttgttttcttgtaatattgaaATTTTACTGgtttataatttttaaattcttCTAACATTATtgcaacataattttctacCACCTTGTGATCTCATAACTAATCctcttgaatgttttttttcttgtaatgctcagactttattaaaaaataaaatacatttattttatttttatattattatttattattattattattattattattattatctatttTATATGTTACATCTcatttttctgttaaaaaacaaattgtattttatttttagtatgtagGCAattattaaaactaataaacttcATTCTACTGATTATCGGTAAGCAcatcggtcttttttttttcttttttcttttttttaaagagacattatttttaaagtttggaaaaaaatatatatgttttttttattgtaaatatttatgTCAATATGTTTTGacatgtttgtattattttaacagtgtgttaaagactttaaaaaacacaagttgTAAATGCTATAACAACATGGCAGGGGAATATTtaaatctgccattttttttttaaattacacttATTTACGGCacaattccccccaaaaaataaataaagcaatttTTGTTGTGTTCTGACCGTTGGTCTGCGTCTGCCAGATGGCGTCAGCCATTCCCCACAAGGCGGGAAAAACGAAGAAGACGCCCAGATCGTTCGGGTGAGGCCTCCAATACAACAGTGCGAGAATGCACGCAAAGTTAGCCGCCGccgctaaaaataaaaacacacaaacacaaaatgttaaTCAATTGCCAATATAAAACAACAATGCGCAAGACAAAGGCGggccgtttttttggtttgtttttgttgtacccAGAAAGAAGAGCGCCGCCCTGCCGGTGTAGCGAGCCAGCCGTCCGAAGAGGAAGGAGCAAAGGGAATTGGACGCCCCGAAACACATCATCACGAAGCCCACGTAGTGAATGCCCAGCGCGCACGTCACgtagttctaaaaaaaaaataaaaaaaaaataaaaaaaacacactcagTCACACTTTAAAAATAGACTTTTGATGCAGCTACATTACATATTTTTCTCACTTTTGACTTttactcgggatgtaacgatatccaaacgtcacgatatgatattaccACAATATgcaggccacgatacgataattatcacgatattgtggggaggttggcgatacaaaaaaggtcacaatattgtgtaaaaaaaaaaaaaaaaaaaagagatcatactgaaaaaaaaaacccataatattgtgcttttgtacaatacagaaattaaaactattataaatattatatataaaaaaacatatatacatatactgaGGCACTTCctaatgcacacattgagttcccacacatattgactcggttcacaagcatattacgttcaactgaccattatcgtggattttaaacatagaagggccaaaacatgccttgtgaaaattaaactgcactaaaaaaacaaacaaaaaaaaccaaaggaaatcaacccgactttaaagttgatacttgactcattgatccattttcagcagtaaaaagttaatattttgtctacaattaatgtggtcacttcattatttttcatgcatagttagtaccttttaaaagtaatttttctacttgctgttaacgaccaatcatggctcagtttactgaccacacccagaaaacaggtgagccatgattggtcgtgacctacttcctcagcacaggtgatgtcatcatcagtcgacagcaagtagaaaaaatattttttaaaagtactacttgtacataaaaacaaataatgaagttaccacattaattctggacaaaatatgaacttttttgttttttgttttaatgcacaACATAGCGAGGGGCAAACAATGCCCCCTTGTGGTGTAATAGGGTAAGTGACCTTGGTGTACTCCCCGGACAGGAAGCTCTGCTCGAAGCCGCTGTACATGGTGAGCGGGATGAGGGTGAGCAGCCTCCAGTCCTTCAGCAGGCGGAAGGTGGCCAGGAAGGTGTGGCAGAAGGGCTCGCGGTTGCCGCGGAAACGGCTGGTCTGCTCGTGGTCGATGTTGTCCAGGAATATGGCCACGATCAGCATGGCCAGCACGCCCACGCCTGTGCCGGGAAATAGCATTTCTATTTATTGACagcatttatatttaaataaattataatcGGGGGTGTTTAGACTTTATAGAGGCACTCAATTGAAGCCAACACAAAGTGGGTTGCCACGGTGACCAATTAGCAAAGACGTCAACGGAGCAATGTCGACGTTTGCGACATAGCTAATAAGAAGAATGTGACATCGCATGTGGTCCATCCACGAAGCGGACATTACCGATGTAGCATCCGACCAGGGTCCACACCAGTTTCTGCGCCGGCCTGCTGGTGGTGCTGTTGGAGGGGATCGTCAGACCGCAGTCGCCCGCCCCGCACACCTGCAGCTGCTCTTCCGAAATGTCAGCTGGCAACACATCGTTgacatttttaagtatttttacaggtatccaaaatgtgttttatgattttactgatgtttttttcttaaatagaaACCGTGGCTTAGTatatttttcacttttacttAAGTTGTATATTTGAATGTTATAGTTGtttcatttttccatttttatttgaatggtTTGCATTCTTtctaaattgtgtgtttttactcAAAAAATTGACATTAATCCATTGCTCTATTTTTATTCAaggtttgttcatttttttgtgagttaAAATGTGGTTTACatactgttttttcccccccctaataATTTGTACATTCTTCCTATATTTGttatacatttaataatttttacttttttttgtgccgaAGTATTTCATTTCTTGCATTTCAACGTGTTAATTGTTCTTAAAATGTATCTTGcgttttcaatttatttattttttacctttttattttatttttacagaaaaatattgccacttcaacatgacttttttttttctccaaatttattacttcataaattttacattttcagttaaaTCATCTCTACATCGGAACTTACTTTtggtcacattttttaaaaattattttttaagaatattttattatttattatttatttattcattatttattatttatgtattcattattttattattattatttaattatttgtatcttacttttgtttgcaatttttaaaaatatattttattattcacaTGATGGCATTTTttcataaattaaaatttactgtattttatgtCCTTTTAGgttattatttttgattatatttaattttatttttttgtgtattttttgtggggaaaaaaagtccacattattttatttcaaattgcattaaaaaaatgcaattgtattgcattttatttgcattttagaTTAAACTTAACAAGCTCCATAGTGACAAATTCATTTTGCATCAATACGTTTTGTCGTCGATGTGGCTTTCGTTACCAATGTTGGTGTCCTGCCCGAAGATGAGCGATGACATGAGGTTCCCCCACACGGCGGACGACtgaaagatgaagaagaagatgccAAAGTACTGGTTGATGACGTCGGGCCCCTTCTCGCCCTCCTTGGCCGCCTGCCTGTTGCCCGAGATGGTGAGGTACGTGCACTTGGCCGACCACAGCGGGGAGCCGCCCAAGCCCAGGATCACGGAGGTGGGGATGAGCGTGTACCTGCATGAGAAACCGAAAGCTGCGTCTCAACCGAGACGCAAAAGTCGGATCCgccaagttgagttgagttgagttctgACCATCCCGGGTAGAGGTTCCCGAAGGAGTAGGAGACGTAGCAGGCCATGCCGGCCACGATGGTCCACTTGCAGCCCAGGTTCTTGATCATGATGGGAGGCAGGAACATGGACGAGATGATGATGGACGCGTAGATGACGCTCagggaggccacgcccattccCTCCTCCGCATTCAGGCTGCTCTGAAGAGGGACGCCGCACATATAGCGTTGCTTAGCATTCAATTTGCTGTTTTATGTTcaattgtaatttaaaaaaaaaaaatcgcacacatttgtatttagtttcatatatcatgtgattattttatttcgatttgattgtattttagctGGTACTATtttactttgcaaaaaaaaaatcagaattatttgtatgttatttgtgtttgcaatttaaaaaaaaatatttgattactCACGATGGTATTTTTTCATAAATTAAAATTGATTGTATTTTATGTCCTTTTAGgttgtgaaaaatatttgcaattatattatttattattatatttaattacattttttaaatttcttttttgtgtggaaaaagtccactttatttttatatcaaattgcatttgtattttagattttatgttgcaaaaaaaaaaaataatcacatgctTGTGTTATAGTGTACAATTCTAAAAGGGATAAGCAATGaagaaaaattttttttttaattatgtatttacTTCAAAAACAGTTTTTTCAAATCGTGAAAATTAAAAGTATGGAATAGAacaagtagtaaaaaaaaaaaaaaaaagtaatttcgtCAGAGtagtgaataaaacaaaaatttttttaCTATCATGCATAAAAACAGTAATTAATACAAGAACAGAGCAAATAATTGGAGGTTAGCTATTATGCTTATGTCAATTCAGGCAAAACAcaccttcaaaaaaaacaaacaaaaaaaacccttggGCACATACACTTTATTGAactctctcatcttttttttttggtctaaaaaaaaaaagaatatgacTCTTATGTACAAGGCCATATAGGGCAATGCAAATAAATACTAATGACaagcttgtatttatttacctgCAGGCTCTGCAGTCCGCCGTACGCGGTGAAGAGCGACAGGAAGCCCAGCGACACCACCAGAACATTCTTGAAGTTCCGGCTGATCATGGCTGCTTctcaaccacaaaaaaattaataaaataagtcAACTCTCACAATCTTAATTATAATACTCAATGAGGCGGATTAGCTTGTGCTGGTGAGAGAAACTTGACTGCTGCCGAGTGGAGGAACCTTTCTGATAAATACGCGTTAACTAGCAAGGCCAAagtgcatacacacacacccgTAC
This genomic interval carries:
- the unc93a gene encoding protein unc-93 homolog A, with translation MISRNFKNVLVVSLGFLSLFTAYGGLQSLQSSLNAEEGMGVASLSVIYASIIISSMFLPPIMIKNLGCKWTIVAGMACYVSYSFGNLYPGWYTLIPTSVILGLGGSPLWSAKCTYLTISGNRQAAKEGEKGPDVINQYFGIFFFIFQSSAVWGNLMSSLIFGQDTNIADISEEQLQVCGAGDCGLTIPSNSTTSRPAQKLVWTLVGCYIGVGVLAMLIVAIFLDNIDHEQTSRFRGNREPFCHTFLATFRLLKDWRLLTLIPLTMYSGFEQSFLSGEYTKNYVTCALGIHYVGFVMMCFGASNSLCSFLFGRLARYTGRAALFFLAAAANFACILALLYWRPHPNDLGVFFVFPALWGMADAIWQTQTNALYGILFPAEKEAAFANYRMWESLGFVIAFAYSTFLCLEYKLYILLAALLLTVVTYPVVEYHEYKNPTKAEADGHDEKAAAAAAAVDDGKNSRQTRL